The Plectropomus leopardus isolate mb chromosome 2, YSFRI_Pleo_2.0, whole genome shotgun sequence genome has a window encoding:
- the LOC121951623 gene encoding taste receptor type 1 member 3 encodes MVAPVALLVLCWALRLSCSTSSTEWFHNISTSLFNLSGDVMLGGLFPINLITSNLSQRTEPNDISCERLYENGLGLALVMKYAVDEINANQGLLPGIKLGYQIYDTCRQSAVIVKPTMSFLTAKSSKALSVRCNYTNYETSISAVIGPYSSEMVSVIGKLLGFFLMPQVSYGATSDKFSNKLLYPSFFRTVPSDRWQVDVMVLLLREFKWNWVAVVGSEEEYGQRGVQEFSKKAENMSVCVAYQGLIPVYTDPAPAIKTIIQNIKATKVGVVVVFSLVEPAEIFFKEVIKNNVTAVWIASTSWAINNQITSIPNIQSIGTVIGFIDKIQTLDLLTNYTKALFTKLSEERENTPAPSLVSKGNPDNPCPQCWSLSMDNISLVEDPGVKRTAFSVYAAIYSVAQALHNLLGCNSTACMHGSETKVYPWKLLEVLKNTSVDINGKHLQFDSQGNPNIGYSMIEWIWNASEVNFIDVGSFYEQLTINKTLFKWHTKTSEVPQSTCSAECDTGQVRRVKGFHSCCFDCIDCVRGTYQKNKEDIQCTDCPTGQWSFNRSTNCTYPTFDVLSWNTSEALEMVLGGVLLLACQVSVGVVFLKYRGTLLVAASGGVLSFVALLSLMGACLSLVLFLGQPGDVVCRLQLPLTSIFQTVALSIITFISLQILYVTEFPKMASSHLHILRGPGSWLFVLVCCALQIGLCGWFVAEGLSLSEYKAQMKIDFLKSFLACPMSPLTGFAVIQGFNGALALMSFMCTFMAAKPLHQYNLARDITFSSLIYCVIWVTFIPIYIGLSHKNKSIVHVFFTLASNLGLVVAYYFPKCYLLLWKPELNTAEHFCTFLEGVPLTQAQEELQPQKEK; translated from the exons ATGGTTGCACCTGTCGCTCTGCTGGTTTTGTGCTGGGCACTCAGGCTGAGCTGCAGCACAAGTTCAACTGAATGGTTCCACAACATTTCTACCAGTCTCTTCAATTTGTCTGGGGACGTTATGCTCGGAGGGCTCTTTCCCATCAACCTGATCACCAGCAACCTCAGCCAGAGAACGGAGCCGAACGACATCAGCTGTGAAAG ATTATATGAGAACGGACTGGGCCTCGCTCTAGTGATGAAATACGCAGTGGATGAAATCAACGCAAACCAAGGTCTGCTCCCTGGCATCAAGTTGGGTTATCAAATCTACGACACTTGCAGACAATCTGCGGTCATTGTGAAGCCTACCATGTCTTTCCTCACTGCAAAATCCAGCAAAGCGCTGTCTGTGAGGTGCAATTACACCAACTACGAGACCAGCATATCAGCCGTGATTGGTCCTTATAGCTCGGAAATGGTGTCGGTCATTGGAAAGCTCCTGGGATTCTTTCTGATGCCACAG GTTAGCTACGGTGCCACCAGTGACAAATTCAGTAACAAACTTCTCTACCCATCATTCTTCCGTACGGTGCCCAGTGACAGATGGCAAGTGGATGTCatggtgctgctgctgagggagtTTAAGTGGAACTGGGTGGCCGTGGTGGGCAGTGAGGAGGAGTATGGGCAACGAGGTGTGCAGGAATTCtccaaaaaagcagaaaacatgTCGGTCTGTGTGGCTTATCAGGGGCTGATTCCGGTGTACACTGACCCAGCACCAGCAATCAAAACCATTATCCAAAATATCAAAGCAACCAAAGTGGGAGTGGTCGTGGTGTTTTCTCTTGTTGAGCCAGCTGAgatcttttttaaagaa GTCATAAAGAATAATGTAACAGCTGTGTGGATTGCAAGCACAAGTTGGGCCATCAATAATCAAATAACTTCCATCCCCAATATCCAATCAATCGGTACAGTAATTGGATTCATTGACAAGATACAGACTCTGGATCTGCTCACCAACTACACAAAAGCACTCTTCACCAAACTGAGTGAGGAGAGGGAAAATACGCCTGCTCCATCACTAGTGTCCAAAGGCAATCCTGACAATCCCTGCCCACAGTGCTGGAGCTTGTCGATGGATAATATCAGCTTGGTGGAAGACCCTGGAGTGAAGCGCACGGCTTTCAGTGTGTATGCTGCCATCTACAGTGTGGCACAGGCATTGCACAACCTGCTGGGATGCAACTCAACTGCCTGTATGCACGGATCTGAAACCAAAGTTTATCCCTGGAAG CTGTTGGAGGTTTTAAAGAATACCTCTGTAGACATAAATGGCAAACATTTACAGTTTGACAGTCAAGGCAACCCAAACATAGGATACAGTATGATTGAGTGGATCTGGAATGCTTCAGAGGTCAACTTCATAGATGTTGGAAGCTTTTATGAACAGCTGACCATCAACAAAACCCTCTTCAAATGGCACACTAAAACTTCAGAG GTTCCTCAGTCGACCTGTTCGGCAGAGTGTGATACAGGCCAGGTCCGCAGAGTCAAAGGCTTCCACTCCTGTTGTTTTGACTGTATTGATTGTGTGAGAGGCACTTACCAGAAAAATAAGG AGGACATCCAGTGCACTGATTGCCCCACAGGTCAATGGTCATTCAACCGCAGCACTAACTGCACTTACCCCACCTTTGACGTTTTGTCCTGGAACACATCTGAGGCTCTGGAAATGGTGCTGGGCGGGGTGCTGCTCCTGGCATGTCAGGTGTCAGTGGGTGTTGTGTTCCTGAAGTACCGGGGGACCCTGTTGGTAGCAGCCTCCGGGGGAGTCCTGAGTTTTGTGGCTTTGCTAAGCCTGATGGGAGCTTGCCTCAGTCTGGTGCTCTTCCTAGGGCAGCCAGGGGACGTGGTGTGTCGTCTTCAGCTGCCCCTCACCTCCATTTTCCAAACAGTGGCACTCTCCATTATCACGTTCATCTCACTACAG ataCTCTACGTGACAGAGTTCCCAAAGATGGCTTCCTCTCACCTCCACATACTAAGAGGCCCTGGGAGCTGGCTGTTTGTGCTGGTCTGCTGTGCTCTGCAGATTGGTCTCTGTGGCTGGTTTGTTGCAGAAGGGCTCTCGCTGTCTGAATATAAGGCACAAATGAAAATAGACTTTTTGAAGTCTTTTCTTGCATGTCCAATGTCCCCCTTGACTGGATTTGCCGTGATACAaggtttcaatggtgcattgGCTCTGATGTCATTCATGTGCACCTTCATGGCAGCAAAGCCTCTACATCAGTACAACCTTGCCCGGGACATCACCTTTTCCTCCCTGATTTACTGTGTGATTTGGGTGACCTTTATTCCGATCTACATAGGCTTGAGTCACAAGAACAAATCAATCGTCCATGTGTTTTTTACCCTGGCAAGCAACTTGGGACTGGTGGTAGCCTACTACTTCCCAAAATGCTACCTGCTGTTGTGGAAACCTGAGCTCAATACAGCAGAACACTTCTGTACCTTTCTGGAGGGCGTCCCACTTACACAAGCTCAGGAGGAACTACAGccacagaaagagaaataa
- the odad1 gene encoding coiled-coil domain-containing protein 114 codes for MPRGRSAKSARSDSSELDIDGTESEISRLQRQFRIMEGDRQAYSLQAREQIRKQQQEIEKLLKEQEELHRNLGACKSLSRQQQDSEDTQSLRVLLQQRDMIEVELSKEKQCQNELDKEIANVELKLAELRKGEISTGDKQRSEVRRTQKAIRTLEYKLDRALTRFNEQLTKNSHLREELQTFHIERARFQQLHNRLDKELYDVRKKIGEIVNLSTAAYDARVEAQSKMTMMREKAEKDLAQYNAEMKELERVIAHECILKEFMTTKCSERSGQDDGHEMGHRQVSVLKEQRRMDSGEESLDALEEVFEKIRTVTGEDNLDLLVTRFIQVEDRNFALFNFVNEQNNEAEALRDQISQIQAEIEQFRVAGLKHEEDHRSLVRDINEQQKTTQSQAEDYENQASIISKILDEVKTGVNSTFSKMECDSSVIEDNLGSSSGVSENNIMSYLGLVEQRTNELLTIQAFLNSKDLEKDYNPKDLAKFLLGQNPELLQQSVSIQPAINSVEYDAEESPVTDEEERPLSQGELRRRILKGVLQKESSVRQAATKASKIGQQFDGRRRSLEDALI; via the exons ATGCCTCGAGGAAGATCTGCCAAAAGTGCCCGCTCAGACAGCAGTGAATTGGATATTGATGGCACAG aatcagaaatatccAGACTGCAGAGACAGTTCAGGATCATGGAAGGAGATCGGCAGGCTTACAGCCTTCAGGCCCGGGAGCAGATCCGCAAACAACA GCAGGAGATAGAGAAGCTGctgaaggagcaggaggagctgcatCGAAACCTTGGTGCGTGTAAGAGCTTGTCACGCCAACAGCAGGACAGTGAGGACACCCAGAGTCTTCGTGttctgctgcagcagagggaCATGATAGAAGTGGAGCTGAGCAAAGAGAAGCAGTGTCAAAATGAGCTAGACAAAGAG ATTGCAAACGTGGAGTTGAAATTGGCAGAGCTGAGAAAAGGGGAGATCAGTACTGGTGATAAACAAAGATCTGAGGTACGGCGGACTCAGAAGGCCATACGCACTTTGGAATACAAACTGGACAGA GCCTTGACTCGCTTCAATGAGCAGCTCACCAAAAACAGCCACCTGAGAGAGGAGTTGCAAACTTTTCATATTGAGCGTGCTCGTTTCCAGCAACTACACAACAGACTGGACAAG GAACTATACGATGTCCGTAAGAAGATCGGGGAAATCGTCAACCTGTCCACAGCTGCTTACGATGCCAG GGTGGAGGCTCAGTCCAAGATGACGATGATGAGGGAGAAGGCAGAGAAGGACCTCGCCCAGTACAACGCTGAGATGAAGGAACTGGAAAGAGTTATTGCACATGAGTGCATCCTGAAAGAGTTTATGACCACCAAGTGCAGCGAGAGGAGCGGGCAGGATGATGGACATGAGATGGGACACAGACAAG TGTCCGTGCTGAAGGAACAAAGGAGGATGGACTCGGGGGAAGAGTCACTTGACGCTCTAGAGGAGGTGTTCGAGAAGATTCGGACTGTAACAGGAGAGGACAACCTGGACCTGCTGGTCACCAGGTTCATCCAGG TTGAAGACCGGAACTTTGCACTTTTCAACTTTGTAAATGAGCAAAACAATGAGGCTGAGGCACTGAGGGATCAAATCAGCCAG ATACAAGCAGAGATTGAGCAGTTTCGAGTTGCTGGTTTAAAGCACGAGGAAGATCATCGCTCTCTGGTGCGAGACAtcaatgaacaacaaaagacaacCCAGTCTCAAGCTGAAGACTATGAAAACCAAGCCAGCATCATCAGCAAAATCCTGGACGAGGTCAAAACAG GAGTGAACAGCACATTCTCTAAAATGGAGTGTGACAGCTCAGTGATAGAGGATAATCTGGGCTCCTCTTCAGGAGTCAGTGAGAACAACATCATGTCCTACCTGGGTCTGGTGGAACAGAGGACCAACGAGCTGCTCACCATACAAGCTTTCCTTAATTCCAAG GATCTGGAGAAGGACTACAATCCAAAAGACCTGGCCAAATTTCTTTTGGGTCAAAATCCAGAATTGCTTCAGCAGAGTGTTAGCATTCAACCTGCAATCAACAG TGTGGAGTATGATGCAGAAGAGTCACCGGTCACTGACGAGGAGGAGCGGCCACTTTCACAGGGAGAACTGCGCAGAAGAATATTAAAGGGG